Proteins from a genomic interval of bacterium:
- a CDS encoding alpha-amylase family glycosyl hydrolase, whose translation MKRLARHLLTIAISLFAIVAFANTPEWIRGYPLYEVYIRSASPSGDFQGFQERLGSIRELGIQNLWLMPIFPLGIEGRKGTYGSPYAVRDYLIPNPEFGDSLAFRSLVAKSHGMQMRVILDWVANHSANDHILMKEHPDWWMKDANGNFTREVADWSDISDFNFAVPAMRQYMTDALHLWLIGYNVDGFRFDVAGMVPADYWKSALSSLRKEKPGALFLAEAYGDEYSSLGFHSMYDWPLYHSLKANVQGKIGADSLRSYLTAFELRTDSSFFVMRFLENHDEQRAVEAFGKEKLPAYIGLIFGLPGVPLLYNGQEIGATYKPSLFEKEPIDWNQVNIVLYTQYKNWIHWRNSLPSLRTGKLQWIETPEFVNEGLAFTRTEGNETSVVVTNLSDKAIDVTIPKTLPNGLTATKLREAIGMQLVDLDWKGTVTIRLQPWSARLLVAKP comes from the coding sequence ATGAAACGATTGGCTCGACACCTGTTAACAATTGCGATCAGTCTGTTTGCAATAGTTGCGTTCGCAAATACTCCTGAATGGATCCGCGGTTACCCGTTGTACGAAGTGTATATCCGTTCAGCATCGCCCAGTGGAGATTTCCAAGGATTCCAAGAACGATTGGGATCAATCCGCGAATTAGGAATTCAAAATCTATGGCTGATGCCGATATTCCCGTTGGGTATCGAAGGGCGGAAAGGCACCTATGGCAGCCCCTATGCTGTTCGCGACTACTTGATACCGAATCCTGAATTTGGCGATTCACTTGCCTTTCGATCGTTAGTAGCGAAATCGCACGGGATGCAAATGAGAGTAATTCTCGACTGGGTCGCAAATCATTCGGCAAACGATCACATCCTCATGAAGGAACATCCCGACTGGTGGATGAAAGATGCAAACGGCAACTTTACCCGCGAAGTAGCCGACTGGTCAGACATCTCGGATTTCAATTTCGCGGTTCCAGCAATGCGGCAGTATATGACCGATGCACTTCACTTATGGTTAATCGGCTACAACGTCGATGGTTTCCGATTCGATGTAGCCGGGATGGTGCCTGCTGATTATTGGAAGAGCGCACTATCGTCGCTGCGCAAAGAGAAACCGGGAGCGCTTTTTTTGGCGGAAGCGTATGGCGATGAGTATTCCTCACTCGGATTTCACTCGATGTATGATTGGCCGTTGTATCATTCATTAAAAGCAAATGTGCAAGGGAAGATTGGCGCCGATTCGCTTCGAAGCTATCTCACAGCATTCGAGCTGCGCACCGACAGCTCGTTTTTCGTGATGCGATTTTTAGAAAACCACGATGAACAACGTGCTGTCGAGGCGTTCGGAAAAGAAAAGCTTCCGGCATACATCGGATTAATCTTCGGCTTACCCGGTGTACCGCTGCTTTACAACGGTCAGGAAATCGGCGCGACCTATAAACCGTCGTTATTCGAAAAAGAACCAATCGACTGGAATCAAGTCAACATCGTTTTGTATACTCAATATAAGAATTGGATTCATTGGCGTAACTCGCTCCCCTCACTACGCACCGGCAAATTGCAGTGGATCGAAACACCCGAATTTGTTAATGAAGGATTAGCGTTTACAAGAACCGAAGGCAATGAAACCTCAGTTGTAGTAACCAATCTTTCCGACAAAGCAATCGATGTAACGATTCCGAAAACGCTCCCCAATGGGCTTACGGCAACCAAGCTGCGAGAAGCAATCGGAATGCAATTGGTCGATCTTGATTGGAAGGGAACCGTTACTATCCGGTTACAGCCATGGAGTGCGAGACTACTCGTAGCAAAACCATGA